AAATTCATTTTTTGATACTTCTTCCAAATCAGTTGATTCAATTCTGGGGTCGTCCTCCACGTGTATCCTTTAGCTGGAACATCAGGAGTTCCACCTTCCATACCAACTTTATACCACTCTTCCATCATGAGTTGCCACTCATATAAATGAGCTAGTACATCACGAATCGTTTTATCGCGATCTTCAAATGGAAACTTCCCAATTCTTTCTGCATCTGAAAATGAAGAAATCAATTTTTTTAGCTTTTGATAATTTTCTGTACTTAACTGAATTAACTCGCTTTTACTTTGTGGACGTGCCATGTGAATCCCCCTCTAATAAATTTTTTTGAGTTCGCTTAGATTCGAACAAAGAATAAGGAAATTTGATGTGATATTTTTTATCTCCTAGAAATTTTTCTTCCTTTTGAAAGCCTAACTCATAAAATCGAAACTTTAGTCTTTATTTATAGTATAAGGTCTGACACAGTGTAATAGTCAAGTAAGAACGTTTGTAAGGTAAAGAAAAATACGCACCCGATTAAACTAAAAAAACAAGCTACCATACTTTCTAGATAACACTAGAAAATTAGTACCATTGTCGTGGCTTGTTAAATTAACTCTTAAACTATTATTTATCTCGTGAATTTAAACTCTTTCAGAAAATGACTTAAGCGTTTAAAATTATCTTGGATACTTGTCCTATTCCAAGGGAAATAGGTTGTAACATCATCGCTCTGTTCAAAATAAATATCTGTTATCACTAAGTCAACTGGACTTTTCCCCTCAGTTTCATACTTAATCTTGTAGTCTAATTGATTCAAACAGTTCATTAACAATCTTTCCTCTAGATTACCAGCCGCTAACTTTATTTGTGCTGTCAAACGTGGTCGATAGCTATCCATATCTGCTACGTGAAACACAATTAGCATTAATTCTTCCCAAAGTTCAGAAACGTTTATAAAAGACCTGAATTGTTCAGTTGTTTCTATTAAATCTAAACTAAATTTTTGATACTTTTCAATGAATAATTTATAAGTACTTGCATTTTTATTTACATTGTATTTTTCTTTCTGGCTGCATACTTTTCCTGACAATTTCATCTCACTGTAAAATACAAGATAGACTGAATTTAACATCAATTCCCATTCAATTTTCAATTTAAAGGCTTCTTGAACACTCTGGCAAAACTTTAGCGATAAATCCATCACATCACCAACCTTGTAATCGACTTGGTTTTGAGCAATTAACCCCCTTATTTTTTTTCCATCTAATACCAGTAGCACGATAGACATAAGATAGGTCAGCTCTTGATTGATTGTATTAGAATCTACTTTATTTATATCATCAAAAAAGAGCTCTCTCCAAGCTACATTTTTTTGATGAGCAATAAAATTACTTTCCTTTTCTACAAATTGACTATCTGCTATAAAATGGCCGTTCAATGTTCGATTAAGAATAACTGCAACCCAATAGGCTAACTTTAACTGTTCAATCTCACTTAAAATAAGTTTGATATCTTTTTCAATTTTTCTGACTAAAGACAGTACCCATTCTTTTTCCACATGAGAAAATGGCCATTCGATTTTTCCATACTTCTCCCAATAAAATGAGAAGAAATAAAAACGAATCATCGTTTCACTTCCAACTATGCTTAATGGTTTTGAAGAAAAAGACAACTCATACTTAAGTAAATGGTTGCCATACTCAATTTTTCGTTTATGAAAATGGCTGTAGCTATAATGATAACTTTCATATAATTTTTTAGG
This Carnobacterium maltaromaticum DSM 20342 DNA region includes the following protein-coding sequences:
- a CDS encoding ClbS/DfsB family four-helix bundle protein is translated as MARPQSKSELIQLSTENYQKLKKLISSFSDAERIGKFPFEDRDKTIRDVLAHLYEWQLMMEEWYKVGMEGGTPDVPAKGYTWRTTPELNQLIWKKYQKMNLVEVEERLETSHKRMLVLINAHTNDELFMRNCYSWTKTTTLGAYFISATSSHYEWAMKKIRKYQRMIKK
- a CDS encoding helix-turn-helix domain-containing protein translates to MDKIINRKIKLIQLLYSYTTYTGLQEIADSVGLTIKTIQLELSKIVEQLNLNNYGIKLVNEGTTYYLEREAINHIDLLYFSIEKESLFFFFTNKLFYNQLNPKKLYESYHYSYSHFHKRKIEYGNHLLKYELSFSSKPLSIVGSETMIRFYFFSFYWEKYGKIEWPFSHVEKEWVLSLVRKIEKDIKLILSEIEQLKLAYWVAVILNRTLNGHFIADSQFVEKESNFIAHQKNVAWRELFFDDINKVDSNTINQELTYLMSIVLLVLDGKKIRGLIAQNQVDYKVGDVMDLSLKFCQSVQEAFKLKIEWELMLNSVYLVFYSEMKLSGKVCSQKEKYNVNKNASTYKLFIEKYQKFSLDLIETTEQFRSFINVSELWEELMLIVFHVADMDSYRPRLTAQIKLAAGNLEERLLMNCLNQLDYKIKYETEGKSPVDLVITDIYFEQSDDVTTYFPWNRTSIQDNFKRLSHFLKEFKFTR